The following proteins are co-located in the Synechococcus sp. PROS-U-1 genome:
- a CDS encoding CAAD domain-containing protein yields the protein MGPVDEPRPEAETTGSDPTPTPAPLPTPEPAPTPAPTPAPAPTPAPTPDPVIASTVSIPAQDASDQDDSDQDGGEWELLVGKAKAWVEQNDLAQLWTKAQLPLRVIGGLIAFALVAKVYSGVLNTIDSLPLAPGLLELAGLIWLMNFAVRNLIRNSDRDKFITATRSTWSRITGRSS from the coding sequence ATGGGTCCTGTCGACGAGCCTCGCCCTGAAGCCGAAACCACAGGCAGCGACCCCACACCAACCCCTGCGCCCCTGCCCACACCGGAGCCAGCACCAACCCCTGCACCGACGCCAGCACCGGCACCAACCCCCGCACCTACGCCGGACCCAGTGATCGCGTCCACCGTCTCCATCCCTGCGCAGGACGCTTCAGATCAGGACGACTCAGATCAAGACGGAGGTGAATGGGAGCTGCTGGTGGGCAAGGCCAAGGCTTGGGTGGAGCAGAACGATCTTGCTCAGCTCTGGACCAAAGCCCAGCTACCGCTGCGGGTGATTGGAGGCTTGATTGCCTTCGCCCTGGTGGCGAAGGTGTACTCCGGTGTGCTCAACACCATTGACAGCCTTCCTCTGGCTCCAGGCCTTCTTGAGCTCGCCGGCCTGATCTGGTTGATGAATTTTGCTGTTCGCAACTTGATCAGGAACAGCGACCGGGACAAATTCATCACGGCCACCCGGTCAACCTGGAGCCGTATTACGGGCCGATCAAGCTGA
- a CDS encoding GuaB3 family IMP dehydrogenase-related protein yields MDIQLGRSKTVRRAYGIDEIALVPGGRTVDPEVTNTRWKLGGIERDIPIIASAMDGVVDVDMAVRLSQLGALGVLNLEGVQTRYEDPNQVLDRIAAVGKDEFVPLMQEIYSQPVQEALIRKRIQAIKAQGGIAAVSGTPVAALRFGKAIAEAGADLFFVQATVVSTDHIGPEGQETLDLEALCRDMGVPVVIGNCVTYDVAMQLMRAGAAGVMVGIGPGAACTSRGVLGVGIPQATAVADCAAARADYEKETGRYVPIVADGGIVTGGDICKCIACGADAVMIGSPIARADEAPGRGFHWGMATPSPVLPRGTRINVGSTGSIERILRGPAKLDDGTHNLLGCLKTSMGTLGARTIEEMQQVEVVVAPSLLTEGKVYQKAQHLGMGK; encoded by the coding sequence GTGGACATTCAGCTCGGACGCTCAAAGACCGTTCGCCGGGCCTACGGAATCGATGAAATCGCTCTGGTGCCTGGGGGTCGCACGGTTGACCCCGAGGTGACCAACACCCGTTGGAAACTTGGGGGCATCGAGCGGGACATCCCCATCATCGCCAGCGCCATGGACGGCGTGGTTGATGTCGACATGGCCGTCCGTCTGTCGCAGCTTGGGGCCCTTGGCGTTCTCAATCTGGAGGGTGTGCAGACCCGATACGAGGATCCCAACCAAGTTCTGGACCGCATCGCAGCCGTCGGCAAAGACGAGTTCGTCCCGCTGATGCAGGAGATCTACAGCCAACCGGTTCAAGAAGCGCTGATCCGCAAACGCATCCAAGCCATCAAGGCCCAGGGAGGCATCGCCGCAGTAAGCGGGACTCCCGTAGCAGCCCTGCGTTTCGGCAAGGCCATCGCCGAAGCCGGAGCGGATCTCTTTTTTGTACAGGCCACCGTGGTATCGACCGATCACATCGGCCCTGAAGGACAGGAGACCCTCGATCTCGAAGCCCTCTGTCGCGACATGGGTGTCCCCGTGGTCATCGGGAACTGCGTGACCTACGACGTGGCCATGCAACTGATGCGTGCTGGTGCGGCGGGAGTGATGGTGGGAATAGGACCGGGGGCCGCTTGCACCTCACGGGGCGTTCTCGGTGTCGGGATTCCCCAGGCCACAGCTGTTGCAGACTGCGCAGCTGCGAGGGCCGACTACGAGAAAGAAACCGGTCGCTACGTCCCGATCGTTGCTGACGGTGGCATCGTGACCGGTGGTGACATCTGCAAATGCATCGCCTGCGGAGCAGACGCGGTGATGATTGGATCGCCCATTGCCCGCGCGGACGAAGCTCCCGGCCGGGGCTTCCACTGGGGCATGGCAACGCCAAGTCCAGTGCTGCCGCGCGGCACCCGCATCAACGTGGGAAGCACCGGAAGCATCGAGCGCATTCTCCGCGGCCCGGCAAAGTTGGACGATGGAACACACAACTTGCTGGGGTGCCTGAAAACATCGATGGGGACCCTCGGCGCCCGGACCATCGAAGAAATGCAGCAGGTCGAGGTCGTCGTCGCCCCGTCATTGCTGACGGAAGGGAAGGTTTACCAAAAGGCCCAGCACCTGGGGATGGGCAAATAG
- the trxA gene encoding thioredoxin yields the protein MSSAAAVTDASFEQDVLQSDVPVLVDFWAPWCGPCRMVAPIVEEIAKEFDGQIKVFKLNTDENPNVASQYGIRSIPTLMVFKGGQKVDTVVGAVPKATLSGTISKYL from the coding sequence ATGTCCAGCGCCGCTGCCGTTACCGATGCGTCCTTCGAGCAGGACGTTCTCCAGAGCGACGTGCCGGTTCTTGTGGATTTCTGGGCACCCTGGTGTGGACCCTGCCGAATGGTGGCTCCCATCGTCGAAGAAATCGCCAAGGAATTCGACGGACAGATCAAGGTCTTCAAACTCAACACTGACGAAAACCCCAACGTCGCCAGCCAGTACGGAATCCGCAGCATTCCAACCTTGATGGTGTTCAAGGGCGGTCAGAAGGTCGACACGGTGGTGGGTGCTGTTCCCAAGGCGACCCTGTCGGGCACCATCTCCAAATACCTCTGA
- the hisH gene encoding imidazole glycerol phosphate synthase subunit HisH, with translation MSLNLGLIDYGMGNLHSVETCLLRLGERCRLIKSADQLDGIDALILPGVGAFDPAMANLRATGLVPHLMSWGEDNRPLLGICLGLQLLFEHSDEGRDPGLGLLSGRVKRLPEGRGERIPHMGWAPLKHRGNCPLLDADTTSQWVYFVHSYAAVPSDRNDLRATAAFGDQEVTAMVWRGRLGACQFHPEKSSDAGEQMLRRWLAWLQRGAEPIQ, from the coding sequence TTGAGTCTGAACCTCGGGTTAATCGACTACGGCATGGGCAATCTCCACTCAGTGGAGACTTGCCTTCTACGTTTGGGTGAACGCTGCAGGCTGATCAAAAGCGCTGATCAGCTGGATGGCATTGACGCTCTGATCCTTCCTGGGGTCGGAGCTTTTGACCCCGCCATGGCCAACCTCAGGGCCACAGGGCTCGTGCCTCATCTGATGAGCTGGGGCGAGGACAATCGACCGTTGCTCGGGATCTGTCTCGGCCTTCAGCTGCTGTTCGAACACAGTGATGAAGGACGTGATCCTGGCCTCGGACTGCTCAGTGGACGTGTGAAACGCCTCCCGGAAGGCCGCGGCGAACGCATCCCCCACATGGGTTGGGCCCCACTGAAGCATCGCGGCAACTGCCCACTGCTCGATGCCGACACCACTTCTCAATGGGTGTATTTCGTTCACAGCTACGCCGCAGTTCCTAGCGACCGCAATGACTTGAGAGCCACGGCAGCCTTCGGCGATCAAGAGGTGACTGCCATGGTCTGGAGAGGCCGACTCGGAGCCTGCCAGTTCCATCCGGAGAAGTCGTCCGATGCCGGAGAACAAATGCTGCGACGCTGGTTGGCCTGGCTGCAGCGCGGGGCCGAGCCCATCCAATGA
- the petG gene encoding cytochrome b6-f complex subunit V has protein sequence MIEPLLCGIVLGLIPVTLMGLFVAAWNQYRRGGSALGG, from the coding sequence ATGATCGAACCTCTGCTCTGCGGCATCGTTCTTGGTCTGATTCCCGTCACTCTGATGGGGCTGTTTGTGGCGGCATGGAACCAGTACCGCCGCGGCGGCAGTGCTCTGGGGGGCTGA
- a CDS encoding cytochrome c, which translates to MVQPSRIAAESASADPSDRGRGLIAALVVSAATACVVLVLWVLGSAQQDPYIKASLELQGAVDHGGQLFRINCAGCHGLAGQGLVGPSLQGVSNQLKDPALVHQIISGETPPMPSFEMEPQSMADLLAYLRTLS; encoded by the coding sequence GTGGTCCAGCCGTCACGAATTGCGGCCGAATCAGCATCAGCTGATCCAAGCGATCGAGGTCGCGGCCTGATCGCCGCCCTTGTGGTGTCGGCTGCGACAGCTTGTGTCGTGCTGGTGCTCTGGGTTCTCGGAAGCGCCCAACAGGATCCCTACATCAAGGCAAGCCTTGAACTGCAAGGTGCCGTCGACCACGGCGGACAGCTGTTCCGCATCAACTGCGCCGGCTGCCACGGACTTGCCGGCCAAGGATTGGTCGGACCTTCACTGCAGGGCGTCAGCAATCAGCTGAAAGACCCAGCCCTGGTTCACCAAATCATCAGCGGCGAAACACCACCCATGCCGAGTTTTGAGATGGAGCCGCAATCGATGGCCGACCTCCTGGCCTACCTGCGCACACTCAGCTGA
- a CDS encoding RNA methyltransferase: MNAVVVLVEPAGPLNIGSVARLCANFGVSELRLVAPRCDHLCEQAMQMAVHGQSLLRAAVVVPDLLTAINDCRRTVGSCGRLDHGEIPLQAPEQALGWLLASDDSASSTTAPVALVFGREDRGLSNSELRLCQRILCLQSDAAYPSLNLSHAVAVVLHELARLNQGGTETCSIDPPSPDPAAAKALSAFLDDATDLLLEAGFLLEHTASARMAKVSDLLQRATVRAEEVALLRGMVRQLRWAIRAERP, translated from the coding sequence TTGAATGCCGTCGTTGTACTGGTCGAACCGGCCGGCCCCCTGAACATCGGAAGTGTGGCCAGGCTCTGCGCCAATTTCGGTGTGAGCGAACTGCGGCTGGTTGCCCCCCGATGTGACCATCTCTGCGAGCAGGCCATGCAGATGGCTGTTCACGGGCAATCACTGCTTCGTGCAGCCGTGGTGGTTCCCGACCTGCTGACAGCCATCAACGACTGCCGACGCACTGTGGGAAGTTGCGGACGACTGGACCATGGAGAGATTCCCCTGCAGGCTCCGGAGCAGGCCCTGGGCTGGTTGCTGGCCAGCGATGACAGCGCGTCCAGCACGACTGCCCCCGTGGCCCTTGTCTTCGGGCGCGAGGACCGCGGCCTCAGCAACAGTGAGCTAAGGCTCTGCCAAAGAATTTTGTGTTTGCAGAGCGATGCGGCGTATCCCTCCCTGAATCTGTCCCATGCCGTGGCTGTGGTTCTGCACGAGTTGGCCCGTCTCAATCAGGGAGGAACAGAAACCTGCAGCATCGACCCCCCGTCGCCGGACCCGGCAGCCGCGAAAGCTCTGTCAGCGTTCCTGGACGATGCAACAGACCTCCTACTGGAGGCAGGTTTTCTGCTGGAGCACACCGCCTCAGCTCGCATGGCCAAAGTGAGCGATCTGCTGCAACGCGCAACGGTGCGCGCGGAGGAAGTTGCTCTGCTGCGAGGAATGGTGCGCCAACTGCGCTGGGCCATCCGCGCCGAGCGCCCCTAA
- a CDS encoding serine hydrolase — protein MANSRSSRRAAGWGGPVRLILRLVLMGVGLGLLTGTGLRLLAPRVQKQEFPLPSWLADQAVITTLLGEAVEPQPADESTKVEQDASAAAKGLQQARFAPTVEIKALSNRWTELAAQQSDLQASAYLLILDDGRFAAMHAERPMPAASSIKTPILLAVLELLDQGTLQWNEPLTLTQELVGGGAGWMASRPLGSRFPTYEVATEMIRVSDNSATNLMIARAGGMEQINARFQVLDLPATVVNNWLPDLDGTNTTSARDLSRAIALVDSGEVLGPRSRDLFREVMGTSVTNTLLPTGLMRGLGGAQGAPDDSLARKGYRVYNKTGDIGLAYADAGLIELPDGRRAVAGFLVKGPFNDPRSTELIRQLSAAMAPHLKPIPAPPKP, from the coding sequence TTGGCCAACAGTCGTTCGTCACGACGCGCCGCAGGTTGGGGAGGACCGGTCCGTCTCATCCTGCGTCTTGTGTTGATGGGAGTGGGGCTTGGACTGCTCACGGGCACAGGCCTCCGACTCCTGGCACCGCGCGTTCAGAAGCAGGAGTTTCCACTGCCAAGCTGGCTTGCCGATCAAGCGGTGATCACCACGCTGCTTGGCGAGGCCGTTGAGCCACAACCCGCTGATGAGTCGACGAAGGTCGAGCAGGATGCGTCAGCAGCAGCGAAGGGTCTTCAACAGGCACGATTTGCCCCAACGGTGGAAATCAAGGCCCTGTCCAATCGCTGGACGGAACTGGCCGCACAACAGAGCGATCTACAAGCCAGTGCCTACCTGTTGATCCTGGACGACGGACGCTTTGCAGCCATGCATGCGGAGCGCCCGATGCCTGCTGCCAGTTCGATCAAGACACCGATCCTTCTTGCAGTGCTGGAACTGCTTGATCAAGGAACGCTTCAGTGGAATGAACCCCTCACCTTGACCCAAGAGCTGGTGGGAGGCGGCGCCGGATGGATGGCCTCTCGGCCGCTGGGCAGCCGCTTCCCCACCTATGAGGTCGCCACAGAAATGATCCGCGTGAGCGATAACTCCGCCACCAACCTGATGATTGCCAGGGCAGGGGGAATGGAGCAGATCAATGCCCGCTTTCAGGTGCTGGATCTCCCAGCCACCGTGGTGAACAACTGGCTGCCGGATCTCGATGGAACCAACACCACGAGTGCACGGGATCTCAGCCGTGCCATCGCTTTGGTGGATAGCGGCGAGGTTCTGGGTCCCCGAAGTCGGGATCTGTTTCGCGAGGTCATGGGGACGTCGGTCACCAACACCCTTCTCCCCACGGGCTTGATGCGCGGCTTGGGTGGAGCTCAGGGCGCACCTGACGACAGCCTGGCCCGTAAGGGCTACCGCGTCTACAACAAAACCGGTGACATCGGTCTTGCTTACGCCGATGCCGGCCTGATCGAACTCCCGGACGGCAGACGCGCTGTGGCGGGATTTTTAGTGAAAGGCCCCTTCAACGACCCCAGATCCACGGAACTGATCCGTCAGCTGTCCGCCGCCATGGCACCGCACCTGAAACCCATCCCCGCCCCTCCAAAGCCATGA
- a CDS encoding DUF3370 domain-containing protein, protein MKLATLLSATCVCVAAMPVSAEVFERQQSVRPLPGGLDSVLMVNDNNPELIQDDGILISTFPDGKEASVPVVLNGRFDLFSHHVYAGDAEGSPTSTLWLAVLAAPLGDAPVTLQLLSGSTSLSQATEPGQTQAPFLPLPSLMRETTEVVAAGPGSRVAGDLLAGRRAPELANRRWTLPPGLPTRIVLLPIPVAGLDPLLNGRNLQLRFQSSGPVAIATLAAHGNDGQAPDDQHWLQLLKAQRMSSKEHQPTPRGSKGKIIYSRVSGVQIGSSWRGRITDPGSPVLAAPKEPISWPISSLERGTLATKQVQTAELRSFYPGTAWAAHGNYGVEYDLTLPLKNTGSASLTLQLSLDSPLKGNSQTSFLRFRDDLNGPVMFRGPIQTTGLQDPEGAPKGRQTQHLVLRQGQQGPSLGQLMLKPGEEKLVRIRLVYPADATPPQVLTVQPVKQS, encoded by the coding sequence ATGAAGCTCGCCACTCTGTTGTCCGCAACGTGTGTGTGTGTTGCGGCGATGCCCGTCTCCGCTGAGGTATTTGAGCGTCAACAAAGCGTTCGCCCCTTACCGGGAGGCCTCGACAGCGTGTTGATGGTGAACGACAACAACCCCGAACTGATTCAGGACGACGGCATCCTGATCTCGACCTTTCCGGACGGCAAGGAGGCATCGGTTCCCGTTGTGTTGAACGGTCGCTTTGACCTGTTCAGCCACCACGTGTATGCCGGTGATGCGGAGGGAAGCCCCACATCGACCCTGTGGCTGGCGGTGCTGGCGGCACCCCTGGGGGACGCTCCGGTGACCCTGCAACTGCTCTCGGGCAGCACCTCGCTCTCACAGGCGACAGAACCCGGCCAGACCCAGGCCCCCTTCCTGCCCTTGCCGAGCCTGATGCGGGAGACCACCGAGGTTGTGGCAGCAGGCCCAGGCAGCCGTGTGGCCGGCGATCTGTTGGCCGGTCGCCGTGCGCCGGAACTGGCCAACCGACGCTGGACCCTCCCGCCAGGCTTACCCACACGGATCGTGCTTTTGCCCATTCCCGTGGCAGGTCTCGACCCACTACTGAACGGCCGCAACCTTCAACTGCGCTTTCAAAGCTCCGGCCCCGTTGCGATCGCCACCCTGGCTGCCCATGGCAACGATGGACAGGCTCCAGACGATCAACACTGGCTGCAGCTGCTGAAGGCCCAGCGCATGAGCAGCAAGGAGCATCAACCCACCCCACGGGGCAGCAAGGGCAAGATCATCTACTCCCGAGTGAGCGGTGTTCAGATCGGCAGCAGCTGGAGGGGACGCATCACCGACCCGGGGAGCCCTGTTCTGGCCGCACCGAAGGAACCCATCTCATGGCCGATCAGCAGTTTGGAGCGCGGAACCCTCGCCACCAAGCAGGTGCAGACCGCGGAACTCAGGAGCTTTTATCCGGGAACAGCCTGGGCCGCCCATGGCAACTACGGGGTGGAATACGACCTCACCCTCCCGCTGAAGAACACCGGTTCAGCCTCTTTGACACTGCAGCTGTCACTGGATTCTCCACTCAAAGGCAACAGCCAAACCTCTTTCCTTCGCTTCCGCGATGACCTCAACGGACCAGTCATGTTCCGAGGCCCTATCCAGACCACGGGTCTGCAGGATCCTGAGGGTGCTCCCAAGGGACGCCAGACCCAGCACCTGGTGTTGCGCCAGGGGCAGCAGGGTCCGTCCCTGGGACAGCTGATGCTCAAGCCAGGGGAGGAGAAGCTAGTGCGCATTCGCCTGGTTTATCCAGCTGATGCCACACCACCGCAGGTCCTCACCGTGCAGCCTGTGAAACAATCCTGA
- the bchI gene encoding magnesium chelatase ATPase subunit I, producing the protein MTAPRKRRVFPFTAVIGQEEMKLALLLNVIDPRIGGVMIMGDRGTGKSTTIRALADLLPDIEVVAGDPYNSSSTDPDLQSSEVRERMSQGEALSTEPRQVPMVDLPLGATEDRLCGTIDIEKALSEGVRAFEPGLLAKANRGLLYVDEVNLLDDHLVDVLLDSAASGWNTVEREGVSVRHPARFVLIGSGNPEEGELRPQLLDRFGMSVEVRTVRDPELRVQVVDQRTAFDSDPDGFSTAVEGNQDALQQRVVEAQQRLDQVTIDDDLRLRISAVCGELDVDGLRGDIVTNRAARALAAFEGRTEVSEDDVARVASCCLRHRLRKDPLEQVDSGDRVVKVFCKVFERSESSDRADFELALAA; encoded by the coding sequence GTGACTGCACCCCGGAAGCGCAGGGTTTTCCCCTTCACTGCGGTGATCGGTCAGGAGGAGATGAAGCTTGCACTGCTTCTCAACGTGATTGATCCCCGCATCGGCGGCGTGATGATCATGGGAGACCGCGGCACCGGCAAATCGACAACGATTCGTGCCCTGGCGGACCTGTTGCCCGACATCGAGGTGGTGGCTGGTGACCCTTACAACAGTTCGTCCACTGATCCAGACCTGCAGAGCAGTGAGGTGCGCGAGCGGATGTCGCAGGGGGAAGCCCTCAGCACCGAGCCGCGTCAGGTTCCGATGGTGGACCTCCCCCTGGGTGCAACGGAAGACCGTCTTTGCGGCACGATCGACATCGAAAAAGCCCTGAGTGAAGGCGTGCGTGCCTTTGAGCCCGGTCTGCTGGCCAAGGCCAACCGTGGCCTCCTCTATGTGGATGAGGTGAACCTGCTCGACGATCACCTTGTCGACGTTCTGCTCGACTCCGCCGCCTCCGGCTGGAACACCGTGGAACGGGAAGGGGTGTCCGTGCGCCACCCCGCTCGATTCGTGTTGATCGGCTCCGGCAACCCGGAGGAAGGAGAACTACGGCCCCAGCTGCTCGATCGCTTCGGGATGAGCGTTGAGGTGCGCACCGTGCGCGATCCAGAGCTGCGGGTGCAGGTGGTGGACCAACGCACCGCATTTGATAGCGACCCCGATGGCTTCAGCACCGCTGTGGAGGGAAATCAGGATGCCCTACAACAACGCGTGGTAGAGGCCCAGCAGCGCCTGGACCAAGTGACCATCGACGACGATCTTCGCCTGCGCATTTCCGCCGTCTGCGGTGAGCTGGATGTGGATGGCCTGCGGGGTGACATCGTTACCAACCGTGCCGCTCGGGCTCTGGCCGCCTTCGAGGGGCGCACGGAAGTGAGCGAAGACGACGTGGCGCGCGTGGCCTCCTGCTGCCTGCGACACCGCCTGCGCAAAGACCCCCTCGAACAGGTGGATTCCGGCGACCGTGTCGTGAAAGTGTTTTGCAAGGTGTTTGAACGCAGCGAGAGCAGCGATCGCGCTGATTTCGAACTGGCCCTCGCCGCCTGA
- the ruvC gene encoding crossover junction endodeoxyribonuclease RuvC has product MRILGIDPGLARVGYGVIDIHDGCQRMLDCGIIQTDSGRSDGDRMVEIAGDLRQLIRIWRPELAAVEKFFFYRSSNTINVVQARGVVVMTLARFKIPMVEFPPMQIKLAVAGFGHAEKDEVLEAVMRELNLDEPPRPDDAADALAVALTAWLQR; this is encoded by the coding sequence ATGCGCATCCTCGGCATCGACCCGGGCCTCGCCCGGGTGGGCTACGGGGTGATCGACATCCACGACGGATGCCAACGGATGCTCGACTGCGGCATCATCCAGACCGATTCGGGTCGCTCTGATGGTGACCGCATGGTCGAGATCGCTGGCGACCTGCGCCAGCTCATCCGGATCTGGCGGCCCGAACTGGCCGCCGTGGAGAAGTTTTTCTTCTACCGATCGAGCAACACCATCAACGTGGTTCAAGCGCGCGGCGTGGTGGTCATGACGCTGGCCCGCTTCAAGATCCCGATGGTGGAATTCCCCCCAATGCAGATCAAACTCGCCGTGGCGGGGTTCGGGCATGCCGAGAAAGATGAAGTGCTGGAGGCGGTGATGCGGGAGTTGAATCTCGATGAACCACCAAGGCCAGATGATGCGGCCGATGCCTTGGCGGTTGCTCTAACAGCTTGGCTTCAGCGATGA